DNA from Toxoplasma gondii ME49 chromosome X, whole genome shotgun sequence:
CAGTACCTCGCCGGCCGCGGGCAGACGGGattgctgtctctgtcggcaCCCCGCCTCGGTGCGCCGAAATTCGAACGCAAAATGCTCGGATCTTACCCTGTCTCCCCCGAATTCGAGATGGTCTGGAGAGACCGCCTGACTGCGCACGGCGGCTACATTCAACAGACGATTTCCCCGTACCAGCTGAAATTCATCTATCCCTTTTGGCACACTTTCTTTGCTCGGTGAGTGGACCGCGAGCGCGCGCCGCAACACGGGGGGTCCAGGggcgcgaaggagacaagtcGGAGGCAAGAAAGTCTAGGGAAAGGAAGTCCGAGGAAAGCTAGCTTGAGGCAAGAACGCCTAGGGAAAGGACGCTTTTTTTCCAGGCAGAGTCGAGAGGATGGAGCTCGGGGGCTCGAAGAACGCTTACTCGAGCAAAGTCGGGGACAAATGTCTGTTTAGTCTGGGTCGAAAACCTCGAATCTGCCGGTGTAGACACTTGGGCGGAAGTACGCATATGCACGCGATGGTGGCTCTGCCGGTCGCACCGCGTCGACTGCAGCAGGAGTTGCTCGATGCGAGAAACGCTTGTGCTGAAGGCGCGAGAGATAATGTCGGTTTCTGTCGCGAACTCCTGAAGTATGTGCTCACCGACTCGAgggagaggcaagagagcATTCGGTTAATGTGACGGGGAGCACTGACTAGGGACGTTGTGCAGtccgagagaggaacgagttCCAGACTTTTCGCAGGCAATGCGTGAAACTCGGAGCTCGGTGCCGACGATGTGATGCGGCAGTCTTCGGATGGTGCCGGCAGCTCCATGGAGGCGTTCTCGTCATTTTGCGAGGTCTTTTGTTCCGGGGACCGGAACGGTGTGGCTGTGCACTAGAGATgtcctgtttttctcttttcatgTTCGTTTCGCTTGGTTGACAGTTGTTGATGATGCCGCGTTTTCGATGTCTGTGCCTGCAGATGCTGGTGCAAGTGCAGCGCGTACGCCTGGCCATGGGTGTGGCCGGGACTGATTACCTTCGGTCTGGTCAAAAAGATGAACCACGACGTCGAGGAGGACATCCGTGACCACTACTGGTAAGCCGTTTGATGCAGAtggaaagacagaaacgagggaTTTTCAACTCCCACTGAAATGTCAAGCAGGCACAACCGGTAGAAAATAAATTCCGCTTCTGCAGACTCCTGGTAGTGCGGCGGGAAACGAAACCGCGAGCGCATGGTGACgtgcggtgtatgtacacctgagtCCACTGGCACTTTTTGTACCGTGGTACCGCGCCTGCGCTGTTCTGGGCGTTTCTTCCGCGATATGGAATCTGTGGCCGGTCCGTATGTATTGGAGTCCATAGTGTTAGTTTGTAAACGTCAATCGCGGATGCGCACTCACTCTACGAGGAGGAAACCGACAGATTTACCCGATGATCTGAATTCGTGAGACGAGACACGCGGTGGCTGTTGTGGCTCGTTCGCGAGTGCAAAACACACCCTCTGCGCATGGAGTGGTGCTCCACCGGTGTCTGCGATACGGAAAGGCGATTCTTTTTCGCCTTGGCTGCACCGAGCAGTGTTTGCTGGGTAGTGGCTTTTTTCAGCGGGGTCAGGCTGCGCCTCTGACGGAAGAGGCGTCTTCAGAGTCTTCTGTTGCTCCTGCTGCGGCAGACAGGGGGCAGCGCCTGGAGAACTGGAAGAGAAGTGCGTCCTTTTTCTGGGTGTTTCGCTCGCAGGTATTAAGCGTCGTCGGCTTTTTCAACGATGTTTGCCGGTCCAGATTCGCCTCTTTGCGGGAGAGAAACCCTGGCGACCGTATCCGCGAGGTGTTGAAACTGTCTGCGCTGTTTCTACGACTTGAACTCGTAAAACGGAAGGACGCTAGGCACCAAGTGTCGGTCGGTGAAGGCGCTTCGCGGGGCCGAGAGGGAACTGCGTTTCACACCAGTTCAGAACGACGTTCTGCGAAGAGTCAGAGAAACTCATGTTCAAACCGTTTCTTGTGGCTGGAAGTGCACCACTTGCAAATCGGGCGCGAAAGTGCAACAGTCCGCTGACACACACAGACTCCACCTGACACTGCAGTGTTCAGCTTCACCGGGCAGATCGCCGATCGGGCGGAGCTGCACGAACTTCATTGGCAAAAGCAACTGTTGCCGCAGAGATTCCCTCTCAGGGACTTGGCGCTGCGCTGATAAGGACTTTATGATCTCATGACTGGAGTCGTATCCATCCAGTCAGGGTGTAGATCGAGAGTCCAACTCATAGTCCAGACTACTTTGATTCTGCTATGGTAGCACGTGGCTTCGGTACACCACGCAGTCACTGGCGTTCTAGTCTCAGAGATTATGACTCCCAGCACCGTCCTGTAACTCCAGTTCTGCCATCCTCGAGGCACCTGGAAACATCAAGAGCACAGCTAGATTGGTCCTCAAGGTGCCGCAGCTGCTTACACACGCCCAGGACAGCTCTGGAACTCCGTAAGAAGAAGCTGTCGTTTCTTGATACAAGTTATTTCTACTGAGCTTTCGGACTCTGCAGACGTGGACAGTCTGCACACAACGGTGTCAACATCCCTTCAGCACAAACACATAGAGATTGATTTACACAACTCTTGCGAGACCGTTCCAGCGGTGCAGAAACAAGGCGGGTGCGGAGGTTAAGCCGATGCACACCGTGGACTCTCACCAGGATCTGTGGCCGCTGAATGCTCGTGCGAAGTATGCTTAAAGTACCTATCTCGTGTTATCGTCTTCCGGGTCTGCCGTCGATCGTAGCAAGCCTTAGACATTCTACGGCAACAACCACACAACCCTCCCCTGCGAGCGTCGGCATTCCTTCGAACGAGTGTACCAGATACGAATGTTCATGGCAAGACACTGTCAACCGTTCTTCGGCATCAGCAGTGCCTTCCACCGGACTTAGTACCTGGTGTAAAAGCAACTCTTCTGCCGCTGTCGAGAATGTCGCAGCCTGAAATCCCCTTCTCAAATATCGTAGTCTTTCCCGGCACTCCAGAGGGGAACGCTGGTACCGTACTCTTATGATGGGCTTCTTTTCTAGAGGTCTTATAGACAAGCAACGTAGATATGATGAAGCTCGCAGGCAAGTCCGAGGCGAGGTGAACTCGCAGTCCTCCGCGATGTACTTCCCTACCACAGGGTCGGCCTAATGCCCCATCATACCTGGAGATCGCATGGCTTCTGGCAGCTTGAGATCGAAcgaacgagaagcgaagTGTGTTTCAGAGCGGCGTTTAGTCGGGAAGTTAACGTATCGCTGAAACAAAGGCGCAACGCGAGTGTCGCGTCAGCAGTTGTAGTGTCAAACGCTCCCATTCGAGCAAGATGCACGCTGGTTTCCTGAGAACCTCCCGTTCTAGTCAGATCCCGATGCGAGGGCTGTGACGCCAAGCCAAGGTTGCTTGTGGCATGCCGTCCTTGTGGCGATCTGTGACTGTCTGGGCGTGTTTGGACAGTTAGAAAGGCGTTAGCAAACGGCTTGTCACGTATTGAGGAGTTTAATGTCAACACAGCAGAAAGGCAAATAAAAAGAAGCAGTGATTGATTTGAATGGACGCCTCAGAGGCTGCTTAAGCCGGCACGTTCGACGGCCGTCTGCATTCAGAGATTCGCCATTACACCACTTTCTGTTCACGCGTCGTGACAACTTCTGGCCACACCTCACGCAGTGTACGTGTAAAAACAGTTCTCTGATGGGGTTTGTAGATTCTCAGACTAGCCTCCCAGGCCTCGTCTCTGCCGGCTGCGTTCGTACAGTCGAGAAACCACATTTCCACCTTGTCCAACTTGCGTGTGCTTTTTCCCTCGCCTTTACCCTTCACCGATATTCACGAGCTGGAGTTCAATCTGTTCTCCAACACTGAAATGATCCAGTCCCCGGGAACGGTCGTGGCCTCTGCACCAAGTTTGCTCTCGGGGACAGAGAGGCGTCTGTGCACCCAGAGGTCTTGAGCTGGCATCGCCGAAAACAGAATCCCCCAACCTGCACCCCTTCACCACGCAGCGTGAACTCTGGCTGTTTGCCAAGTGTCTGTCGCTGCCCGTGCGACATAGCTGTCTATTTTCTGTGTTTCAGTAGCGTCGCCGTCCTTGTGAAACGCGCAACTGTGGCCCCGATCTGAAGCCCGGGatgagacggaggagacacttgagagacagaagccgaTTTGTCGACCGCGCGCTCGACGAAGTGTGTACGTTTTTGTCTTTGCTTTGTGGGCTTTCCACATGTTAGCTGCTGCTTGGAAAGCCCATACGTTTGCACCACAGCGCATGCCGAGGAACTAAATGGGCCAACGGTGGCTGGGTCGGGCGTCACGCCCCGTCGGCGAGCGCAAGGAAACGTCAAAAGAGACCACCAGCTGATGGTCACCTATCTTTGCGGCACCTCAGGGTGCTTGTGCTAACTCCCCATCGCCTTGTCTAGACACCCCACGCCCTTCCCTCAATTCCCTCTGAAGCAAGCTTCCCGCGCCTCCACTGTCGCTGTTTTGGACACCGAAGACACTGATCGGGGCATGTCCTCACAACTTTGCGTCTCAGtcctctctgcatttctccGCATCGCTAAGCAGAGAACTCCAGTTCCAGCACCTGCACTGTCACAACTCAAGAGAACCCCCTCGACTGTCAAGAGACGCCAGGCAACCGCCTCGCCTGTTCTGGACTACCTCGCCCCGAAGCCCCCCAGGGTGgacgaagcgacagacgcTGCCCGTCcggaaggtgaagaagtTGACCGCGTGACGGCAACCACGGAGGACCCTCGTCCTCCACCGCGAGTTACCATGGTGGACTTGGCCGCCTCGAGAGACGCGCTTGCAGCGTCTCTCGcagtttcgctttttctcccaGTCACTTTCTCAGGTGCCACCGAGGTCGCAGACGCGGCGCTCCGCCTCGTCCCGACCCCCTCGCAGGGCGCGGCCCCGGACTCCCCCGCAGGCAGAGTGCTCCTCGAAGAAGCGGGAGCAAACGAGGCGCCAGGAGAGGGCTGAAGGACCTCCGTTTTACTGCGCAAAACGGGCAGGGACTCAGACTTCTGCTGCGACTGCGGCGAGCGCGTTTGACTCGCGCCCGTGGTACCCGGGGCGCTCGGCGCCCCGGCAGCGGCAGCCGCCGCGGCTgcggcctctgcctctcggaGCCGGAGTTTCGCCTCGCGGGCCTGTTGGCGTCTCCACTGTTGCCGGAGGAgtttttgcttcttctgtcgctctttgTTCTCGAGTTGTCGCTTCAGctccgcctcttcctctgggGTCAAGGGGCGCCCAGACGCAAGGGCGAGCTGCGCGGCGCTGAGGGACGAGGCCTTCTTGGAGCAGCCGCCCGGGGCCTTCGCAGGCGCCTTCCGGCCCGCGAGCAGCGGCGAAACCAGCAGCATCTGTCTGGCGActtcttgtctcctgtcCTCCTCATCCATCATGCGCTGTCCCTTGTGTTGCCATTTGAGCCACTCCGACGCATAGAAGTGagccttcgcgtctcccaAAAATGCCACGCTGAacttcttctgcagcagctTCAGAGACCTTCTTCGAAGGCCTGGAACGCTCGGGTcctccggcttcttctcATCCCGCCCCCGCTCGCGCGCCTCCGCCGGCCGCTCGACGCCGTTCCGCTTCTCGCCTCGTTCTGCGGCGGGGGTCGgctgcgcctcctcttcccaCCGGAGACACGAAGCGATGTAGCAGTCCGCCTGGCTGTCCCAGTACAGCcgggggagaaacgcgacgggCTTCCCGGCGCTCTCAGCCGCTGCCGCTACCGCTGCTGTCGCCGCGAGGCTCCCTTGGATTCGATCtaaagaagaggagaaggtcTGGAGTGTACAGGGATCTCTCCAGCGATAGATCGTCTCCGCGGGCGCGCCCGGAGCAACCTCTGCGCGGCCGTCGTCGCACCCCGAGgaggcgcagctgctgcgagCACGAACAGCAGACGAGGGCCTGGAGACGGCAGAGGTCGGAAGCGCCTCACTCTTCTGCTCGCTCGCCGCGCCGTCCAGAGCGACCCTTCGCACCGAGTAGAGAAGCGCATTTGTCGCCacggggagaaggaggccGCGCCTGCCTGCAGCGCCCTGAAGAACGCTCTCGCCAAACGGCCGctttgtgcatgcgcagtACAGCTGCAGGTACcggcctcgcgtctcctctgacTCGACGGAGGTGCTCCAACCCAAAAGGTCGCGGGGCGGGCCGCCGGCCTCCGTGTGTCTCCCAGGAAGTCGCcgcgggaggagacagtaGCAGCAGCGAGGGACGAGGTGGGCCTTCGAAGCGGCGAAGGGCGCGAGCGAAGAACTCACGGTTCTTGTCGGTAGGTGCCAGTCGCAGTCGTCCGAGTCACTCGAGGAGAAACCCCGTTCCActtgcgcttcttcttcgaggcCACTGTCTGCTGTGCGGCGCTTCGCCATCGAGGCTTGGAGGTCCGGTGCTCGCCCCCCACCCTCGCGTCTCTCAGGGCTCTCCTCGGGCGCAGAGTCGCCGACCACTCGGACTGGCGAGGCCGGTCGGACCCAGAGACTGTCCCACCGCGTTCGCTTCCTTGTATGCGCTAGCGGGCTGTCGTCGACGAACCAGGTGACGTCGAACCGTGGTCCGTCGGTCTCATCCCGCCTCCCGCGACTCCGGTCATCTCGTcggcctcgctcttcctcccaGCCTGCCGGTTTCCTGGCTTTGCCTTGAACACTCGCGCGGCCCCCGAGCGCCGCTCGAGACCCCCCAGAGCTGTCggacgacgcatgcaccttcttcttctccccgccaGGCCCGAACGCACCACTGGCCTCGCCCTCTGCGGGTGCGAGGACTCGCGAGTCCACGCCGGCGCCGCCCCAGCAAGCCGCGGCGACCGCGTCAATCCCTGGGAGGCCTTGCGCCGCCTGGCTACGGCCGCTCCCCAGGAAGGCCTTCTCCTTGCCTTTCTcgcccgcgcatgcagcgacgctGTCCTCGTCGCGCGCAGGCGGGCCGCCCACAGGAGGAGCGGGGCCTCCAGGGACCTTGTGGGGGGACGCGGGCAGCGGCAGGCCTGCAGCAGCGCGAGCCCAGGAGagttcgcctttctccatCTCGTCGAGCGTTACCCCCGGCCAGTACTCGGCGAGAACGAAGGGCGGCGCCCCGCGGGCCTTCGCGGCGCCCTGGACCTgccccgccttcttcttgcctGGGGCGCCAGGCCCAAGCGCCGCGGCGGAAGGCGAGACTGAAGCGAGCAGAGACCTCCCAGACAAACCTGCGAGCGGGGTCGCACTCggcggcgccttcgcgccCACTCCCGGGAGCGCCGCAGCGCCGCTCGCCGCCCCCGCGCCCTTTCCGACCGCGGTCGCAGGCCCGCATGGAGACACTCCGCCCCGCCGTGTTGGGCTCGCGCTGCGGCTGCTCAAGCTGCTCCCCGGGCCGCCAAGAGGCGACACCGCGATGGCGGCCGGCCGGACCGGCTGGCGATGTCTGAGCGACCGACGAAGACTCAGCGCTCCAGACCCTGGGGCGCCGGATTCGGCGCGCGGCGCCTGTCCCGGcggcggagaaagaggagatcCTCCACCGGTCGAAGGGGAGctggaagaagcaggcagcGCGGGCAAAACATCTTGGGGAGGTGAACCGAGTGTGCCCTTCTCGGCAGGCTCCAGCGCTCCCGCATTCgcggagggagacgaggcaggGGGCGCGCCGCTGCCTGGTTTGTCTTCACCCTCTCTGCTGTGAGGCGATGGAGAGCACGTAGAGCTTCTCCTCGCACTTGagggcgacggagaagccgcGATGAGGTGTCGGTCGATCAGCGCGGTGTCTGGACGCCGGGCGCTCTCACGGCTCggtttcttcgccttcgaggCAGACCCGCCAGTCGCAGACTTCTCAGCATTCTCTCGCtcaggacgcgcctcctcgccagCCACGCTTTCGGGGCTGGGACTGCCTTGGCTGTTGCCTGTCGAGACACCGAAGAACGTCTCGGGAGTCTCCACCCCACACGACCCCTCCATGGCTTGCTGCGGAGACGCGCTGCGCTCGCTGGCTCCAGggacagctgtctcctctcccgcaGGCTTCAAGGTGCCTTGTTGCTCGACCGCCTGCGTCGCccacctctctgtctcctcgccgccttcttctcctttgcccttcttcgttttcctcatCGCAGCCAGACCGTCGTCCACCTGCAAACGCTCCGCGCTCGACGCAGACGGCCCGCCCTCGACCGCGCTCGCCTCGACACGCTGGCCAGGGCCCTTCACTGGCGACGCGTCTGGCTCcgagcgaggacgagagagcgacCGCCGAGGCAACGGCCGAGAGACCTGCTGACGCGGAAGACGGCAAGCCGAGACCTCGCGAgtccatgcatgcaacgatcGCGGGGTCGTCACGCCACCGCGATCGTTGGGCGCGACGGAGGGACAGGCCGAAAGGGAGAGGCACGCtgagatggagagacaggtcaacaagagcgagagagacacacacacgcggagacgcaggaacTTTGACGGGTCCCGgctgaagtggagaagcgTTTTCGCCTCAAGCACGAACCGAGACGCTtggctctctctgcctggagaagcagacgaaatGTCGTCGCTCCGCGGTACACCTCGTTTCCGGAGCGGCCGATGAGGCGCCGTCAGActgcggtgtacagacacccggcTCGAGCTTGCTGCCCCTCCGCTCTCTGGCGCGCGAGTTGTTCCTCAGAGACAACTCcctcggctttctctcttggcaCATTCTTCCTCTCAGCCGCGCGCCATCCCTCGGCTCCAGCAAGCTTGGAAACAGCAGTTTCTCAGTTCTGGGAAGCCTGGCGCTCAGTTGCGAGTCCGTTCATGGAGCCTCGGAGTCTGTCTCACGCGGCTCGAGTGAAGAACTCGCAGTTGAAGAGAAATTCTGCAGAGACGTGGCTGAAAGGCCGGGATGTAGAAGCCGCGAGAGAATCTTCTTCTCGTGACGCAGATTCCGATGAGGGAGACTCAGTCCCAGTTGAAGAGAGTCGGATGGAGCAGTGCGTCTTTCCCTCTCGGTCTCCACACCCTTGCTTTGATCCGTTTGTCCATGAAACGGCCTCCCTCCACTGTGTACGCCCACTCTTGTTCGAGACTCGAGACGCCTTGCACCTTCGTGGAATCCCCGACCTTCGCCGAACCGCgccgagaagcagcagaaaggtggagagagacggtcCTCGAGAAACGGCACCCCGGTTTCGCAGCGGACCTCCTTCGCGCCGGGGACGGGAAGAATCAacaggcgaagaggacggaATGGCCAGCAAAGCGAACAGGAAAAGAGGGTGTGTTTCGCTTCAGAGCCAACGCGGCAGGAAGGTcgggaagagcagaaggcaaGTACGTCGGAAcctgcttcgtcgtcttAAAAGATCGCGAAGAGGAGGTAACGAGCTTCA
Protein-coding regions in this window:
- a CDS encoding hypothetical protein (encoded by transcript TGME49_227910), with translation MAASRLCQYLAGRGQTGLLSLSAPRLGAPKFERKMLGSYPVSPEFEMVWRDRLTAHGGYIQQTISPYQLKFIYPFWHTFFARCWCKCSAYAWPWVWPGLITFGLVKKMNHDVEEDIRDHYWY
- the AP2X1 gene encoding AP2 domain transcription factor AP2X-1 (encoded by transcript TGME49_227900) encodes the protein MCQERKPRELSLRNNSRARERRGSKLEPGVSCLSLSACPSVAPNDRGGVTTPRSLHAWTREVSACRLPRQQVSRPLPRRSLSRPRSEPDASPVKGPGQRVEASAVEGGPSASSAERLQVDDGLAAMRKTKKGKGEEGGEETERWATQAVEQQGTLKPAGEETAVPGASERSASPQQAMEGSCGVETPETFFGVSTGNSQGSPSPESVAGEEARPERENAEKSATGGSASKAKKPSRESARRPDTALIDRHLIAASPSPSSARRSSTCSPSPHSREGEDKPGSGAPPASSPSANAGALEPAEKGTLGSPPQDVLPALPASSSSPSTGGGSPLSPPPGQAPRAESGAPGSGALSLRRSLRHRQPVRPAAIAVSPLGGPGSSLSSRSASPTRRGGVSPCGPATAVGKGAGAASGAAALPGVGAKAPPSATPLAGLSGRSLLASVSPSAAALGPGAPGKKKAGQVQGAAKARGAPPFVLAEYWPGVTLDEMEKGELSWARAAAGLPLPASPHKVPGGPAPPVGGPPARDEDSVAACAGEKGKEKAFLGSGRSQAAQGLPGIDAVAAACWGGAGVDSRVLAPAEGEASGAFGPGGEKKKVHASSDSSGGSRAALGGRASVQGKARKPAGWEEERGRRDDRSRGRRDETDGPRFDVTWFVDDSPLAHTRKRTRWDSLWVRPASPVRVVGDSAPEESPERREGGGRAPDLQASMAKRRTADSGLEEEAQVERGFSSSDSDDCDWHLPTRTVSSSLAPFAASKAHLVPRCCYCLLPRRLPGRHTEAGGPPRDLLGWSTSVESEETRGRYLQLYCACTKRPFGESVLQGAAGRRGLLLPVATNALLYSVRRVALDGAASEQKSEALPTSAVSRPSSAVRARSSCASSGCDDGRAEVAPGAPAETIYRWRDPCTLQTFSSSLDRIQGSLAATAAVAAAAESAGKPVAFLPRLYWDSQADCYIASCLRWEEEAQPTPAAERGEKRNGVERPAEARERGRDEKKPEDPSVPGLRRRSLKLLQKKFSVAFLGDAKAHFYASEWLKWQHKGQRMMDEEDRRQEVARQMLLVSPLLAGRKAPAKAPGGCSKKASSLSAAQLALASGRPLTPEEEAELKRQLENKERQKKQKLLRQQWRRQQAREAKLRLREAEAAAAAAAAAGAPSAPGTTGASQTRSPQSQQKSESLPVLRSKTEVLQPSPGASFAPASSRSTLPAGESGAAPCEGVGTRRSAASATSVAPEKVTGRKSETARDAASASLEAAKSTMVTRGGGRGSSVVAVTRSTSSPSGRAASVASSTLGGFGAR